From Oryza brachyantha chromosome 9, ObraRS2, whole genome shotgun sequence, a single genomic window includes:
- the LOC102702683 gene encoding uncharacterized protein LOC102702683, which produces MAMALNRFTQWLWPATAARVATATHELPAAGLISASFPDFPSGFLEPDAVSFAAPRHRRRGSASRPRSGGRRRRRSSREEPRVDREFDMVIVPSDGGGCLSGSESDDSDWAIGWQEKLSPELQADGDPESCFAVLVRCYRHGQAEHSAGRPEGQFLGAGSLANGGLSEGRNFV; this is translated from the exons atggccatggcgctGAACCGATTCACCCAATGGCTGTGGCCGGCGACCGCGGCGCGGgtcgcgacggcgacgcacgagctcccggccgccggcctGATCAGCGCCTCCTTCCCGGACTTCCCCTCCGGGTTCCTGGAGCCGGACGCCGTCTCGTTCGCCGCcccacgccaccgccgccgcggcagcgccTCGCGGCcgaggagcggcggccgccgccgccgccggagcagccGTGAGGAGCCCCGGGTGGACAGGGAGTTCGACATGGTCATCGTGCcgtccgacggcggcgggtgcCTGTCCGGGTCGGAGTCGGACGACTCCGACTGGGCCATCGGGTGGCAGGAGAAGCTGTCACCGGAGCTGCAGGCCGACGGCGACCCCGAGAGCTGCTTCGCCGTCCTCGTGCGGTGCTACCGCCACGGCCAGGCCGAGCACTCGGCCGGCAGGCCCGAGGGCCAGTTCCTCGGCGCCGGCTCCCTCGCCAACGGCGGCCTCTCCG AGGGGAGGAATTTTGTATAA